In the genome of Variovorax sp. PAMC26660, the window GCACGCCGGAATTCCGCGCCGCGCTGCGCGATGCGTTCGAAGGCATGGGCCGCACGGTGCTCGCGCACGGCGTGCTGAACTGGACCGCGCAAGATCACTGGGGCTACACGACCGAAACGGGCGTGATGCTCAAGGTCGTGAACGGCGCCTTCAAGGTCGAGCAGTAATCCTCCAACAAGCCCGCGCCGCGAACCCACGCCATGGATTTTTCAATCGCCAGCATCCTGACGCTGGATGGACTCACCAATGGCGCGATCTATGCCCTGCTGGGCATGGGCATCGTGCTCGTCTTCACGGTGACCCGCGTCATCTTCATTCCGCAGGGCGAGTTCGTGGCGTACGGCGCGCTGACGCTGGCGATCTTCCAGACGGGCAAGACGCCGGGCACGGTGTGGCTGCTGCTGATATTGGCGGGCGTCGCCGCGCTGATGGACCTGGTCACGGTGTGGCGCCATCGCGGCAGCGCGGTGGCGGGGCTGATGGCGGCTTTGCGCACCTTCGCGGCGCCCGCCGTGATCTGTGCGGTGTCGGCCTGGGCCGGCCCGCGCAACCTGCCGCTGGGCGTGCAGGCGCTGCTCACGGTGTTCATCGTCACGGCTTTCGGGCCGCTGGTGTACCGGGTGGCTTATCAATCGCTGGCCGGGGCCAGTTCGCTGGTGCTGCTGATCGTCTCGGTCGGCGTGCACTTTGCGATGACGGGGCTGGGCCTGTTGTTCTTTGGCGCGGAAGGCTTTCGCAATCCGCCGTTCTGGGACGAGCGCATGGCGCTGGGGCCGCTCAATGTGAGCGGGCAGGCGCTGATCATCTTCGGTGTGTCCGCGGCGTTGATCGTGTTGCTGTGGCTGTTCTTCGAGCGCAGCCTGTACGGCAAGGCGTTGCGTGCCACGGCCGTCAACCGGCTGGGTGCGCGCCTCATGGGCATCTCCACGCAGGCTGCGGGGCAACTGACCTTTGCGATGGCGGCGCTGATCGGCGCGCTGTCGGGGCTGCTGATCGGGCCGACCACCACCGTGTTCTACGACTCGGGTTTTCTCATCGGCCTGAAGGGCTTCGTGGCGGGCGTGATCGGCGGGCTCGCGAGCTATCCGGGTGCGCTGCTTGGGGCGCTGGCCGTGGGGGTGATCGAGGCTTTTGGTTCGTTCTGGGCCAGCTCGTTCAAGGAAGTGATCGTGTTCACCATCATCCTGCCAGTGCTGTTGTGGCGTTCGCTGCGCAGCGGTCATTCGGATGAGGAGCATTGATGAAGACTTGCTCTTCTGTGCGTCGCGTTGTGCGTTCTGAGCGCTGCTGTTGTTCAGGGCGTCGCACACGCCGACACGGTGCTCTTTTTCGCGAATGTCCCCCGCTTCGCTCCTCCTTTATTTCGCGAAAAAGAGCACCGTATCGGCGCGAGCATTGGACAGAGCGGTCGTTGATCGCAGGATCAATAGCAGCGTGCCCCAGTGCGAATGGCACCGGGTGCTCCTCGCAGCGAAATAAAGGAGGAGGGAAGCGGGGGACATTCGCGGAGGGGAGTTCCCGGTGTCATTCGCACGCGCCCCGGACCAGCGCATTCAAAACACAACCGGCCACGGATCACTGACATGGAAGCGCTACTGAACCCTTCTTCGGCCCAAGCGCCCGACAAGAGCCTTCTGCGCACCTGGGGCCCACTCGCGCTGATCCTGGTGCTTGTCGCGCTGCCGCTGTTGCCGCTGCCCGACTTCTGGATCATCCAGCTCAACTACATCGGCATCTACACGCTGCCGGTGCTCGGCCTCGTGCTGCTCACCGGCGTGGGCGGGCTCACCTCCTTCGGGCAGGCGGCCTTCGTGGGCATCGGTGCCTACACCACCGCCTACCTGACGGTGAACACCGGCCTGTCGCCATGGGTCACGCTGTTCATCGGGCTGGCGTTGACCGGCATCAGCGCGGCGATCATCGGCGCGATCACGCTGCGCATGTCGGGCCACTACCTGCCGCTGGCCACCATCGCGTGGGCACTGTCGCTGTACTACCTGATGGGCAACCTCGACGCGCTGGGCAAGTACGACGGCATCCTGGGCGTGAAGGGACTGTCGCTGTTCGGCTTCGAGTTCGGCCAGCAACGCTTGTTCTACGGCGTGGTCTGGGTCTTTGCGATCCTCGCGGCCTTCGCGGTGATCCGTCTGCTCGACTCCCGCAGCGGCCGTGCCATCCGTTCATTGGCGGGTGGCTCGCAGATGGCCGAGGCGATGGGCGTGAACACGCTTCGCTTCAAGATCGGCATCTTCGTGCTGGCGGCCATGCTGGCGTCGATCTCGGGTTGGCTGTTCGCGCACTTCCAGCGCACGGTGAACCCCTCGCCCTTCGGGCTGAAGATGGGCATCGAGTACCTCTTCATGGTGGTGCTCGGCGGTGCGGCCCATGTGTGGGGCGCGATCGCCGGCGCGGGCGTGGTCAAGCTGCTCGAAGACCAGTTGCAGGTGCTGCTTCCCAAGTTGATCGGCACCAGCGGCAGCTACGAGCTGATCGTGTTCGGCATCATGATCGTGCTGGTGCTCAAGTACCTGCCCGAGGGGCTGTGGGCGTTTGTCGATCGCCGCCTGCCGAGGCCGCGTCGCAGCGTCGACTGGCAAGGTGCGAAAGACCTGCCCGCGCGCACCAAGCCGGCCGCCGGCGAGGTGGTGCTCGACGTGCAGGCGATCCGCAAGACCTTCGGCGGGCTGGTGGCGGTGAACGACATCAGCTTTCAAACGCGCGCCGGCCAGATCGTGGGCTTGATCGGGCCGAATGGCGCGGGCAAGTCGACCACCTTCAACCTCGTGACCGGTGTGCTGGGCCTGTCGGGCGGCGCGGTGCGTTTTCGTGGCGAGGCCATCGGCGGACTGGGCGCACGGCAGATCGCGCAGCGCGGCGTCTCGCGTACCTTCCAGCACGTGAAGATGGTGGCCGACATGACGGTGCTGGAGAACGTGGCGTTGGGCGCGCATCTGCGCGGGCGCAAGGGCGCCGTTGCCGCGATGCTGCGCATCGACCGCGCCGAAGAGCGTGCGCTTTTCCGCGAAGCCGAGCGTCAGCTACAGCGCGTGGGCATGGGCGACTACCTGCACGAGCTGGCGGGCAATCTTGCGATGGGTCAGCAGCGCCTGCTGGAAATTGCACGCGCGCTGTGCGCCGACCCGGCCCTGCTGCTGCTCGACGAGCCGGCAGCCGGTCTGCGCCACAAGGAGAAGGAAGCGCTGGGCCAGGTGCTGCGGCAACTGCGCGGCGAGGGCATGAGCATCCTGCTGGTCGAGCACGACATGGGGCTGGTGATGGACATTTGCGACCACATCGTGGTGATGGAATTCGGCACGCACCTGATGGAGGGCACGCCTTCCGAGGTGCAGAACAGCGACAAGGTGCGGGCGGCTTATCTGGGCACGGAGCACTGAAATGCCATCTTGCTTTTCTGTTCTTCGCGTTGTGTTTGGCGTGCGTTGTTCTCGGCGCTGCCGTTCAGGGCGACGCTCACGCCGACACGGTGCTCTTTTTCGCGAATGTCCCCCGCTTCGCTCCTCCTTTATTTCGCGAAAAAGAGCCCCGTATCGACGCGAGCGTTGGACAGAGCGGTGGTTGATCAGCGATACACCAGTAGCGTGCCCCTGTGCGAATGACGCCAGGTGCTCCCCGCAGCGAAATAAAGGAGGAGCGAGGCGGGGGACATTCGCGGAGGGGAGCTCCTGGCGTCATTCGCACTCGCCCCGAACAAACGCACAAAGAACACAAACAACGCGCGCGGAGCCACTGACATGACACAAAACACTCCCCTGCTCCGCATCCGCGACCTGCATGCCGGCTACGGCCGCGCCGAAGTGCTGCACGGCATCGACCTGCAGGCCGACCAGGGCAGCGTCGTCACCGTGATCGGCCCGAACGGCGCGGGTAAATCCACGCTGCTCAATGCGCTCATGGGCGTGCTGCCCGCCAAGGGCGTCATCGAGTTCAAGGGCCAGCCCATCTCGGCAATGACGCTCGAAGAACGCGTGATGCTCGGCATTGCGCTGGTGCCCGAAAAGCGCGAGCTGTTCGCCACCATGCCGGTCGAAGACAACCTCGTACTCGGCGCGTTTCGCCAGGTGCGGTTGGGCAACAAGCAATGGCGCGACCGCATCGACGAGGTCTACACGCTGTTCCCGCGGTTGAAGGAGCGCCGCGCGCAACTGGCCGGCACGTTATCGGGCGGTGAACGGCAGATGCTCGCGGTGGGCCGCGCGCTGATGTCGCGCCCCACGCTGCTGATGCTCGACGAACCCAGCCTTGGTCTCGCACCGCTGGTGGTGCAGGAGATTTTTCGCACCGTCGATGCACTGCGCGCCACTGGCGTGACCATTTTGCTGGTGGAGCAGAACGCGCGCGCCGCACTCGAAGTGGCGGACCACGGCTATGTGCTCGAGATGGGCAGCGTGAGTCTCGAAGGTGAAGCGAAGAAGCTGGCCGTCGATTCGCGCGTGATCGACACCTACCTGGGTGCGGCACGCAAAGCTGCCTGAAGAAAGAAGCCGCGGCCTTCGCGGCAAGGAGACGACATGACCCGACCGCGCCATCTTCACCTCGGCCTGTGCGCGACTGCGCTCGGCATTGCCGCATTGCTGGCGGCGTGCGCCAGTCGCGCCCCCGCGCCGCATGCGCCACTTGCCGCCGCTCGCCCCGGCACGCTGCAGGCCTGCACCGATCTTGCCGCTCGTGCTGCGTTGCCAAGCACCGCCTACACCTCGGTCACCGAAGTGCCTGCCGGCACTGTCACGGTCGGCGGCATTGCGATGGCCGCACCCGCGCACTGCCTCGTGCAGGGCCGCATGAACGAGCGCACGAGCCCCGTCGACAACCAGCGCTACGCCATCGGCTTCGAGATGCGCCTGCCCGTTGCATGGAACGGCCGCTTCTTCTACCAGGCCAACGGCGGGCTCGACGGCGTGGTGGTGCCCGCGCTGGGCGGCATCGGTGGCGGCGGTCCGCGCAGCAGTGCGCTGCAGATGGGCTTTGCCGTCATCAGTTCCGACGCGGGCCATGCGGGTTCGATGGGTCCGCGCTTCGGGCTCGATCCGCAGGCGCGACTCGACTACGGCTACAACGCGGTCGCGCAGCTCACGCCGATGGCGAAGAACCTGATCGCCAAGGCCTATGGCCGCGAGCCGGACCGTTCGTACTTCGGCGGCTGCTCCAACGGCGGCCGGCATGCGATGGTGGCGGCAGTGCGCTCGGCGGGGCAGTACGACGGCATCCTCGCGGGCGACCCCGGTTTCAATCTGCCGAAGGCGGCGGTGGCGCAGCTCTATGGGGCGCAGCAGTACGCGGCCATCGCCAGCGCGAAGACGCCGGCCGGCCAGCCCGACCTGCAGAGCGCCTTCACGCCGGCCGAACTGAAGCTCGTGGCCGACAAGGTGCTGGAGCGCTGCGATGCGCTCGACGGCCTGGCCGACGGGATCGTGTCGAACGTCAATGCCTGCAGGACGCGCTTCGACATCCAGGCCGCTGTGCCGACCTGTGCTGCGGGTACGCGCGACGGTCTGTGCCTCAGCGCACCGCAGAAGAACGCGCTCGACAAGGTCTTCAAGGGCGCACGCAACAGCGCGGGCCAATCGATCTACAGCAGCTTCCCGTTCGATGCAGGCATCGGCGGCAGCAACTGGCGCGAGTGGAAGTTCGCGAGCCCGCCGACGCGCGATGCCGGTGCCGTGGCCTTCATCTTCAGCACGCCGCCACTGGCCGACCGACCGCAAGGGCTGCCCTTCGCGCTGGGCTTCGACATGGACCGCGATGCGCCGCGCATCGCGGCGACCGACGGTCTGTTCCGCGAATCGGCGCTGTCCTTCATGACGCCGCCCGATGCCGCGAACCTGGGTGCGCTGCGCGACCGTGGCGGCCGGATGATGGTCTATCACGGCACCAGCGATCCGGTGTTCTCTTCGGACGACACCGCTGCCTGGTACGAGCGTGTGCAAGCCGCGAACGGTGGCGATGCCTCTTCATTCGCGCGCTACTTCCCGGTGCCCGGCATGAACCACTGCGCGGGTGGCCCGGCCACCGACCAGTTCGACATGCTGAGCGCGCTGGTCGACTGGGTCGAGCAGGGCAAAGCGCCCGCGTCCATCACCGCTTCCGCGCGCGGCGCTGGCACGCCACAGCCCAACGCCGAGGTGCCGTTCAACTGGTCGCCGCAACGCACCCGGCCGTTGTGCCCGTATCCGCAAGTCGCAGCCTACATCGGCGGCGACACCGAGCGCGCCAGCAGCTTTGCTTGCAAGAGCCCCGCACCCTAGATTTTTCAAAAGCCCCGATGGACTACCAGCCCCGCCCCGAAGACATCCGCTTTCTGCTCAACGCCGTGCTCGATGCGCCAATGCGCCTGCGCGCACTCGCGCCCTTTGCCGAGGTCGACGAAGCCCTGCAGTCGCAGGTGCTCGAAGAGGCCGCGCGCTTCGTCGGCGAGGTGGTGGCGCCGATCAACCGCGAGGGCGATGAAGTCGGCTGTCGCTTCGCCGATGGCGAGGTCGTCTCGCCACCGGGCTTTCGCGCGGCCTACCAGGCCTTTGTCGATGGTGGCTGGCCCGCGCTCTCGGCTGCCACGGAAGACGGCGGACAGGGCCTGCCTGCCGTGCTCGAAGCGGTGCTCTACGAATGGCTCGCCGCGGCCAACCATGGCCTCACGATGGCGCCAGGCCTGCTGCATGGCGCCTACGCCTGCCTCAAGCACCACGGCAGCGAGGAGCTGAAGCAACGCTATCTGCACAAGATCGCGACCGGCGAATGGCTTGCCACGATGTGCCTGACGGAAGCGCACGCGGGCAGCGACCTGGGGCAGGTGCGCACGCGCGCCGTGCCGCAGGCCGATGGCAGCCTGCGCGTGAGCGGCGGCAAAATTTTCATTTCGGGCGGCGAGCACGACCTGACGCCGAACATCGTGCATCTCGTGCTGTGCCGGCTGCCGGATGCGCCGGCCGGCCCCAAGGGCCTGTCGCTGGTGCTCGTTCCCAAGCTGCTGTCCGATGGCACACGCAATGCGGTGCACTGCGAACGCATCGAAGAAAAGATGGGCCTGCACGGCAGCCCGACCTGCACGATGCGCTTCGACGAAGCCACCGGCTGGCTGATCGGTGAACCGGGCCGGGGTCTCGCCGCGATGTTCGTGATGATGAATTCGGCACGCCTGCATGTGGCGCTGCAGGGCATCGGCCTGCTCGATGCCGCCTGGCAGAAGGCCGATGCCTATGCGGCCGAACGCCGCCAGATGCGCGCGCCCGGCCCCGTGCCCGCAAGCCGGGGCAACGAGCCCGCCGACCTGATCGCCGAGCATCCCGCGATCCGCCGCATCCTCGACACGCAGCGCGCCTGGATCGATGGCGCGCGCACCCTGGCCTATCGCAGTGCGCTGATGCTCGACATCGCCGCGCACGACGCCGACTCCAAGGCCCGCGAGCGAGCGCAGCGCTGGTGCTCTCTGGTCACACCGGTGCTCAAGTCGGCATGCACGCAGCAGGCCTTTCACGGCGCGAGCGAATGCCTGCAGGTGTTCGGCGGCCACGGCTACGTGCGCGAATGGGGCATCGAGCAGGTGGTGCGCGATGCACGCGTGACGATGATCTACGAGGGCACCAACGAGATCCAGGCCATCGACCTGCTGGTGCGCAAGGTGCTGCCCGATGGCGGCGCCGCCATGTCGGCCGTGCTGCTCGAGTTGCGCGACACGCTCGACGCCTCGCGCGAGGCCGATGCCGACGTGCAGCGCCGGCTGGCGCAGTTGCGCTACCTGGGCACCACCGTCGCGATGGCCGCACACGCCAACCCCGTGCTGCCATATGAAGCGGCCGACGACTACCTGCGGGTGGTGGTGCTCACCATGTTGGCCTGGGCCTGGGCGCGCATCGAGGTGGCCGATGAAGCGACCGCCTCGAATAACCCGGGCCGCGCCATGCGGGCACGGGCTGCGGCGGCCTTCCGGCGCTGGGTGCTGCCGGAGTTCGAGATGCGGCTGGGCATCGTCAAGCGGGCCTGCGAGACCGTGGCCTTGACGCATTCGGCAGAAACGACAAAGGCTGCCGGTGTCGCGCAGTAGGCATCCAGCGACCGCGCGAGCGGTTACGCTCTTGCCATGCGCCCTTCAACGAAATCCGTCCCCGCGAAAGGCGAGCTGACCGCGGCGCCGCAAGGCAAGTCCGACCGGCTCGACGCGCGCATGCTCGAAACCCTGGTCGGCTACAACGCCCGCCGCGCCTGGCTGGTCGTCAGCGACCTTTTCGCAGAGCGCATGGCGCCCTACGGGCTCAAGCAGATCGACTTTTCGGTGCTGTCATTGCTGGCGCACAACCCTGGCGCCACTTCGCGGCAACTGTGCAACACGCTCGACATCCTGCCTCCCAACCTCGTGAGCCTGGTGGCCACGCTGGACAGCCGGGGCCTGATCGAGCGCCGGCCGCATCCACATGACGGCCGCGCGGTGGGGCTGCACCTCACTCCCACCGGTGAAACGTTGATCCGCGAGGCCGAGCAGGCCGTGGTGCAGCTCGAAGCCGATGCCAGCGCCAAGCTCACGGCGCGCGAGCGCGAGACGCTCATCAAGCTGCTGCAGAAAATCTATCTCTAGCCGACGCGGTCAGAGGCCGCGCTCGACCATGTCGATCAGGCGCTGGCCGAGCGAATGGACGGCGGCGGCATCGGTGCCGCGCAGCGGCCCGTCGATGACGAGCAGCGCCAGGCCGTGCACCGCCGACCACGCGAAGTATTCGGCGTCGGGGCGCCGCGCCGGGTCGAGCACGCCCGCATCCACCAGTCGGTCGATGGCCGCGCTGAGCAGTTGGAAAGAGTCGAGCCCGCTGGCGCCGGCCCTTGCCGGGCCCAGCTCGCCATTGCCCTCGTCGGAAATCACGAACGCCGTGCGGAACAGGCCCGGCTCGGCCTGCGCGAACCGCAGGTAGGCGGTGCCGATGGCGCGCACCTGCGCCCGCGCAAAGTCGGCGGGTGGCTGGTCGCAGGGCAACACCGCCAGTTCTTTTTCCATCGCGCTGGCCGCCGCCGACAAGGCCGCTTCGCGCACCGCCAGCAGCAGTTCCTGCCGGCTGCCGAAATGGCGGTACGCCGCGTTCGGCACCACGCCCGCGCGCCGCGTGGCTTCGCGCAACACCACCGCGTCCGGGCCGCCATCGCGGGCCAGTTCGATGCCCGCGTCCAATAGCGCGCGGCGCAGATCGCCGTGGCGATAAGTGCTGCGGGCGGCGGGCAGGCCGGCGGGGACGTTGTTGAGCTTCATCGCTTCTCCATGTGGACACCGTCCATTATCTTTGTTATTCTTTGTGGACGGTGTACACAAAGTAATCCGATTGTTTGCGGCCTGAGACACCGGAGGCCACCCCCACACCTCTTCGCCAAAGGAAACGCCATGAAAGTCCAGTCTTACCTCTCGTTCGAGGGCCGTTGCGACGAAGCCCTCGGCTTCTACAAGAAGGCGCTCGGCGCCGAAGTCGTCCAGTTGATGCGCTACAGCGAAGCGCCCGCCGAAGGCGCCCCCGGCAACAACGCCGAAGCCGGCTGCGCGGGTGCCGGCCCCGCACCCGACAAGGTGATGCATGCGGTCGTTCGCATCGGCGAGACCGAGCTCATGGCCTCCGACGGCCGCTGCTCGGGCCAGCCCGAGTTCAAGGGCGTGATGCTGGCGCTCACGGCCAGGACCGATGCCGACGCACGCAAATGGTTCGACGCGCTGGCGGACGGCGGCCAGGTGATGCAGCCGCTGATCCCGACCTTCTTCACCTCCAGCTTCGGCATGCTCAGTGACCGCTTCGGCGTAGGCTGGCTGCTGGTGGTCAACGCCGACTGATGCCGCGCCCCGGCCAACCCACTACTGCCTGACCCTGTCTTCGGAGTTTTTTCATGCTCAAGAAAATTGCGCTTGTCGTCCTCGCCCTGATCGCCGTGCTGCTCATCTACGCCGCCACCCGGCCCGACACCTTCCGCGTGGAACGCACGACGCGCATCCAGGCCCCGGCCGAGAAGATCTTTCCGCTGATCGACGACTTCCATCGCTGGAGCGCCTGGTCGCCCTACGAGAAGCTGGAGCCTGAAATGAAGCGCAGCTTTGGCGGCGCGCCCGCCGGCAAGGGTGCGACCTACGCCTGGGAAGGCAACGGCAAGGCCGGTGCAGGCCGCATGGAGATCACCGAATCGGCGCCCGCTTCGAAGATCGCGATCAAGCTCGATTTCATCAAGCCCTTTGAAGGCCACAACGTGGCCGAGTTCACGCTGCAGCCCCAGGGCGACGCAACGCAGGTCACCTGGGCCATGTACGGCCCGAGCCCCTACGTCGCGAAGCTCATGGGCATCTTCTTCAACATGGACACCATGATCGGCAAGGACTTCGAGGCGGGCCTGGCCAACCTCAAGACCGCGACTGAAAAATAAGAACCCCGAACAACACCAAGAAGACTTCCGCTCTCACTCACCTCACCTCACCTCACCTCACCTCACCTCACCTCACCTCACCTCCATCCAAAGGAAACCCCATGTCTCCCATTCACGCTTACCTCACGTTCGACGGCAATGCAGCAGAGGCCATGCGCTTCTACGAGAAAACACTCGGCGGCAAGATGCACATGATGATGACCATGGGCGAGGCGCCCGGTGCCGAGCAATTCCCGCCCGGCGCGGCGAATCGCATCATGCATGCGGCGCTGACCTACGGCGACGGCATGCTGATGGCCTCCGACACCATGCCCGGCCAGGCCTACGAAGGCATGAAAGGCTTCGGCGTGGCGCTGACCATCGAGACCGTCGCCGACGCACAGCGCGTGTTCAACGCCTTCGCCGACGGCGGCAATGTCACGATGCCCTTTGGCAAGACCTTCTGGGTCGAGGCCTTCGGCATGGTGACCGACCGCTTCGGCACTCCATGGCTGATCAACGGCGGCAAGCCGCTGGTCTG includes:
- a CDS encoding branched-chain amino acid ABC transporter permease, whose amino-acid sequence is MDFSIASILTLDGLTNGAIYALLGMGIVLVFTVTRVIFIPQGEFVAYGALTLAIFQTGKTPGTVWLLLILAGVAALMDLVTVWRHRGSAVAGLMAALRTFAAPAVICAVSAWAGPRNLPLGVQALLTVFIVTAFGPLVYRVAYQSLAGASSLVLLIVSVGVHFAMTGLGLLFFGAEGFRNPPFWDERMALGPLNVSGQALIIFGVSAALIVLLWLFFERSLYGKALRATAVNRLGARLMGISTQAAGQLTFAMAALIGALSGLLIGPTTTVFYDSGFLIGLKGFVAGVIGGLASYPGALLGALAVGVIEAFGSFWASSFKEVIVFTIILPVLLWRSLRSGHSDEEH
- a CDS encoding ABC transporter permease subunit, which encodes MEALLNPSSAQAPDKSLLRTWGPLALILVLVALPLLPLPDFWIIQLNYIGIYTLPVLGLVLLTGVGGLTSFGQAAFVGIGAYTTAYLTVNTGLSPWVTLFIGLALTGISAAIIGAITLRMSGHYLPLATIAWALSLYYLMGNLDALGKYDGILGVKGLSLFGFEFGQQRLFYGVVWVFAILAAFAVIRLLDSRSGRAIRSLAGGSQMAEAMGVNTLRFKIGIFVLAAMLASISGWLFAHFQRTVNPSPFGLKMGIEYLFMVVLGGAAHVWGAIAGAGVVKLLEDQLQVLLPKLIGTSGSYELIVFGIMIVLVLKYLPEGLWAFVDRRLPRPRRSVDWQGAKDLPARTKPAAGEVVLDVQAIRKTFGGLVAVNDISFQTRAGQIVGLIGPNGAGKSTTFNLVTGVLGLSGGAVRFRGEAIGGLGARQIAQRGVSRTFQHVKMVADMTVLENVALGAHLRGRKGAVAAMLRIDRAEERALFREAERQLQRVGMGDYLHELAGNLAMGQQRLLEIARALCADPALLLLDEPAAGLRHKEKEALGQVLRQLRGEGMSILLVEHDMGLVMDICDHIVVMEFGTHLMEGTPSEVQNSDKVRAAYLGTEH
- a CDS encoding ABC transporter ATP-binding protein, which produces MTQNTPLLRIRDLHAGYGRAEVLHGIDLQADQGSVVTVIGPNGAGKSTLLNALMGVLPAKGVIEFKGQPISAMTLEERVMLGIALVPEKRELFATMPVEDNLVLGAFRQVRLGNKQWRDRIDEVYTLFPRLKERRAQLAGTLSGGERQMLAVGRALMSRPTLLMLDEPSLGLAPLVVQEIFRTVDALRATGVTILLVEQNARAALEVADHGYVLEMGSVSLEGEAKKLAVDSRVIDTYLGAARKAA
- a CDS encoding tannase/feruloyl esterase family alpha/beta hydrolase encodes the protein MTRPRHLHLGLCATALGIAALLAACASRAPAPHAPLAAARPGTLQACTDLAARAALPSTAYTSVTEVPAGTVTVGGIAMAAPAHCLVQGRMNERTSPVDNQRYAIGFEMRLPVAWNGRFFYQANGGLDGVVVPALGGIGGGGPRSSALQMGFAVISSDAGHAGSMGPRFGLDPQARLDYGYNAVAQLTPMAKNLIAKAYGREPDRSYFGGCSNGGRHAMVAAVRSAGQYDGILAGDPGFNLPKAAVAQLYGAQQYAAIASAKTPAGQPDLQSAFTPAELKLVADKVLERCDALDGLADGIVSNVNACRTRFDIQAAVPTCAAGTRDGLCLSAPQKNALDKVFKGARNSAGQSIYSSFPFDAGIGGSNWREWKFASPPTRDAGAVAFIFSTPPLADRPQGLPFALGFDMDRDAPRIAATDGLFRESALSFMTPPDAANLGALRDRGGRMMVYHGTSDPVFSSDDTAAWYERVQAANGGDASSFARYFPVPGMNHCAGGPATDQFDMLSALVDWVEQGKAPASITASARGAGTPQPNAEVPFNWSPQRTRPLCPYPQVAAYIGGDTERASSFACKSPAP
- a CDS encoding acyl-CoA dehydrogenase family protein, with the protein product MDYQPRPEDIRFLLNAVLDAPMRLRALAPFAEVDEALQSQVLEEAARFVGEVVAPINREGDEVGCRFADGEVVSPPGFRAAYQAFVDGGWPALSAATEDGGQGLPAVLEAVLYEWLAAANHGLTMAPGLLHGAYACLKHHGSEELKQRYLHKIATGEWLATMCLTEAHAGSDLGQVRTRAVPQADGSLRVSGGKIFISGGEHDLTPNIVHLVLCRLPDAPAGPKGLSLVLVPKLLSDGTRNAVHCERIEEKMGLHGSPTCTMRFDEATGWLIGEPGRGLAAMFVMMNSARLHVALQGIGLLDAAWQKADAYAAERRQMRAPGPVPASRGNEPADLIAEHPAIRRILDTQRAWIDGARTLAYRSALMLDIAAHDADSKARERAQRWCSLVTPVLKSACTQQAFHGASECLQVFGGHGYVREWGIEQVVRDARVTMIYEGTNEIQAIDLLVRKVLPDGGAAMSAVLLELRDTLDASREADADVQRRLAQLRYLGTTVAMAAHANPVLPYEAADDYLRVVVLTMLAWAWARIEVADEATASNNPGRAMRARAAAAFRRWVLPEFEMRLGIVKRACETVALTHSAETTKAAGVAQ
- a CDS encoding MarR family winged helix-turn-helix transcriptional regulator; the protein is MRPSTKSVPAKGELTAAPQGKSDRLDARMLETLVGYNARRAWLVVSDLFAERMAPYGLKQIDFSVLSLLAHNPGATSRQLCNTLDILPPNLVSLVATLDSRGLIERRPHPHDGRAVGLHLTPTGETLIREAEQAVVQLEADASAKLTARERETLIKLLQKIYL
- a CDS encoding TetR/AcrR family transcriptional regulator codes for the protein MKLNNVPAGLPAARSTYRHGDLRRALLDAGIELARDGGPDAVVLREATRRAGVVPNAAYRHFGSRQELLLAVREAALSAAASAMEKELAVLPCDQPPADFARAQVRAIGTAYLRFAQAEPGLFRTAFVISDEGNGELGPARAGASGLDSFQLLSAAIDRLVDAGVLDPARRPDAEYFAWSAVHGLALLVIDGPLRGTDAAAVHSLGQRLIDMVERGL
- a CDS encoding VOC family protein, whose product is MKVQSYLSFEGRCDEALGFYKKALGAEVVQLMRYSEAPAEGAPGNNAEAGCAGAGPAPDKVMHAVVRIGETELMASDGRCSGQPEFKGVMLALTARTDADARKWFDALADGGQVMQPLIPTFFTSSFGMLSDRFGVGWLLVVNAD
- a CDS encoding SRPBCC family protein, which translates into the protein MLKKIALVVLALIAVLLIYAATRPDTFRVERTTRIQAPAEKIFPLIDDFHRWSAWSPYEKLEPEMKRSFGGAPAGKGATYAWEGNGKAGAGRMEITESAPASKIAIKLDFIKPFEGHNVAEFTLQPQGDATQVTWAMYGPSPYVAKLMGIFFNMDTMIGKDFEAGLANLKTATEK
- a CDS encoding VOC family protein is translated as MSPIHAYLTFDGNAAEAMRFYEKTLGGKMHMMMTMGEAPGAEQFPPGAANRIMHAALTYGDGMLMASDTMPGQAYEGMKGFGVALTIETVADAQRVFNAFADGGNVTMPFGKTFWVEAFGMVTDRFGTPWLINGGKPLV